In Gadus macrocephalus chromosome 4, ASM3116895v1, the following proteins share a genomic window:
- the LOC132455278 gene encoding lymphocyte antigen 75-like, with product MNAMEWMQTLLISGLCIPSFCAEYRQHCLIETPKSWFDAQNYCRERGHDLATIDDMGAMKSLLALNADRADELWIGLHNGGPEEWHWSLADEEFYQKGERDYRNFGRMDNTDRYVSHEYGKWKTADNTHLWFLCYDGNRQGGHRYVLVREVMSWTGAQLYCRSHHTDLVSIRNPEENQAVAERLGPYDVLIGLFKDAWHWSDKRNSSFRHWDQDSFVALFPQSCAVMTGKGPGQWSQRSCDELHPFLCTCTRRWVVKVKVRSEDIQELNDPAILKQLLNEAALSNHHKIAWRTNSDGQVFTEEQCQEEDCNV from the exons ATGAATGCAATGGAATGGATGCAAACTCTTCTAATCTCAG GACTGTGTATCCCGTCCTTCTGTGCAGAGTACCGCCAACACTGTTTAATTGAAACCCCCAAATCCTGGTTTGATGCCCAGAActactgcagagagagaggccatgaCCTGGCCACTATAGACGACATGGGGGCAATGAAGTCACTGCTGGCCTTGAATGCAGACAGAGCTGATGAGCTGTGGATCGGTCTTCATAATGGGGGTCCTGAAGAGTGGCATTGGTCGCTGGCAGACGAAGAATTCTaccaaaagggagagagagattaccGCAATTTCGGAAGGATGGACAATACCGATCGTTATGTTAGTCACGAATATGGCAAGTGGAAGACTGCTGACAATACACACTTGTGGTTCTTGTGTTATGATG GGAACAGACAAGGTGGACACCGATATGTCTTGGTTAGAGAGGTGATGAGCTGGACGGGGGCGCAGTTGTACTGCAGGAGTCACCACACGGACCTGGTCAGCATCAGGAACCCAGAGGAGAACCAGGCAGTCGCGGAGAGACTTGGTCCGTATGATGTCTTGATTGGCCTCTTCAAAGATGCGTGGCACTGGTCGGACAAGCGCAACTCCTCCTTCAGACACTGGGATCAAGATTCATTTGTTGCCCTCTTTCCTCAAAGTTGCGCTGTGATGACTGGCAAAGGTCCTGGACAATGGAGCCAACGATCCTGTGATGAGTTGCATCCGTTTCTCTGTACAT GTACTAGAAGATGGGTTGTCAAGGTGAAGGTGCGTTCAGAGGACATCCAGGAACTGAATGACCCTGCCATCTTAAAACAA CTGCTGAACGAAGCGGCTTTGAGCAACCACCATAAGATAGCGTGGAGAACCAATTCTGACGGACAGGTCTTCACCGAGGAGCAGTGTCAGGAAGAAGACTGCAATGTTTAA
- the LOC132455493 gene encoding uncharacterized protein LOC132455493: MEWIQTLLISGLCIPSFCADYRQHCLIETPKSWFDAQSYCRERGHDLATIDDMGAMKSLLGMNADRAHDWWIGLHYGGPERWHWSLADKDFYQEGERDYRNFKGGLPGRRFTLQYNSKWYNHGNDEKHVFVCYDGKETYTHGYGYYTLHLYLFIMCQIEVFNANKGLNDLAGNRQGGDRYVLVREGKNWVDAQVYCRSHHTDLVSIRNSTENQAVAEASGGYYVWTGLFKEAWYWSDGRYSSLRLWDHHAFVGNFPQSCAVMTSHISGRWSQRSCHELHPFLCTCKQPLSVLELY; encoded by the exons ATGGAATGGATACAAACTCTTCTAATCTCAG GACTGTGTATCCCGTCCTTCTGTGCCGACTACCGCCAACACTGTTTAATTGAAACCCCGAAATCCTGGTTTGATGCCCAGAGctactgcagagagagaggccacgACCTGGCCACCATAGACGACATGGGGGCAATGAAGTCACTGCTGGGCATGAATGCAGACAGAGCTCATGATTGGTGGATCGGTCTTCATTATGGGGGTCCTGAAAGGTGGCATTGGTCGCTGGCAGACAAGGACTTCtaccaagagggagagagagattaccGTAATTTCAAAGGAGGGTTACCTGGTAGAAGGTTTACTCTGCAATATAACAGCAAGTGGTACAATCATGGAAATGACGAAAAACATGTGTTCGTGTGTTATGATGGTaaggaaacatacacacatggatATGGATATTATACActacatttgtatttatttataatgtgtCAAATTGAAG TATTCAATGCCAACAAAGGATTGAATGATTTGGCAGGTAACAGACAAGGTGGAGACCGATATGTCCtagtgagagaggggaagaaCTGGGTCGATGCGCAGGTGTACTGCAGGAGTCACCACACGGACCTGGTCAGCATCAGGAACTCAACAGAGAACCAGGCAGTCGCGGAGGCAAGTGGTGGATATTATGTCTGGACCGGCCTCTTCAAAGAGGCGTGGTACTGGTCCGACGGGCGCTACTCCTCCTTACGACTCTGGGATCATCATGCATTCGTGGGGAATTTCCCTCAAAGTTGCGCTGTGATGACGAGCCACATTTCCGGAAGATGGAGCCAACGATCATGTCATGAGTTGCATCCCTTTCTCTGCACCTGTAAGCAACCGTTGAGTGTTTTGGAGTTGTATTAG
- the LOC132455494 gene encoding lymphocyte antigen 75-like: protein MNASEWIQTLLISGLCIPSFCADYRQHCLIETPKSWFDAQSYCREGGYDLATIDDMGAMNSLLALNADRADELWIGLHYGGPEEWHWSLADEEFYQKGERDYRNFGRMDNTDRYVSHEHGKWKTADNTHFWFLCYDGNRQGGDRYVLVRRVMSWTGTQLYCRSHHTDLVSIRNPEENQAVAERLGPYDVMIGLFKDAWHWSDKRNSSFRHWDQDSFVALFPQSCAVMTGKGPGRWSQRSCDELHPFLCTCTRRWVVKVKVRSEDIQELNDPATLKQTQKLLNEAALSNHHKIAWRTNSDGLVFTKAQCQEEDCNV, encoded by the exons ATGAATGCTAGCGAATGGATACAAACTCTTCTAATCTCAG GATTGTGTATCCCGTCCTTCTGTGCCGACTACCGCCAACACTGTTTAATTGAAACCCCAAAATCCTGGTTTGATGCCCAGAGCTACTGCAGAGAGGGAGGCTATGACCTGGCCACCATAGACGACATGGGGGCAATGAATTCACTGCTGGCCTTAAATGCAGACAGAGCTGATGAGCTGTGGATCGGTCTTCATTATGGGGGTCCTGAAGAGTGGCATTGGTCGCTGGCAGACGAAGAATTCTaccaaaagggagagagagattaccGCAATTTCGGAAGAATGGACAATACCGATCGTTATGTTAGTCACGAACATGGCAAGTGGAAGACTGCTGACAATACACACTTCTGGTTTCTGTGTTATGATG GGAACAGGCAAGGTGGAGACCGATATGTCTTGGTTAGAAGGGTGATGAGCTGGACGGGGACGCAGTTGTACTGCAGGAGTCACCACACGGACCTGGTCAGCATCAGGAACCCAGAGGAGAACCAGGCAGTCGCGGAGAGACTTGGTCCGTATGATGTCATGATTGGCCTCTTCAAAGATGCGTGGCACTGGTCGGACAAGCGCAACTCCTCCTTCAGACACTGGGATCAAGATTCATTTGTTGCCCTCTTTCCTCAAAGTTGCGCTGTGATGACTGGCAAAGGTCCTGGACGATGGAGCCAACGATCCTGTGATGAGTTGCATCCGTTTCTCTGTACAT GTACTAGAAGATGGGTTGTCAAGGTGAAGGTGCGTTCAGAGGACATCCAGGAACTGAATGACCCTGCCACCTTAAAACAA accCAAAAGCTGCTGAACGAAGCGGCTTTGAGCAACCACCATAAGATAGCGTGGAGAACCAATTCTGACGGACTGGTCTTCACCAAGGCGCAGTGTCAGGAAGAAGACTGCAATGTTTAA